From a region of the Helianthus annuus cultivar XRQ/B chromosome 5, HanXRQr2.0-SUNRISE, whole genome shotgun sequence genome:
- the LOC110941380 gene encoding T-complex protein 1 subunit beta, whose product MAVEKLFKDEATEEKGERARMASFVGAMAIADLVKTTLGPKGMDKILQSTGRGHSVTVTNDGATILKSLHIDNPAAKVLIDISKVQDDEVGDGTTSVVVLAGELLREAEKLVGSKIHPMTIISGFRMAADRARKALLDRVMDNKDDAEKFRSDLMRIAMTTLSSKILSQDKEHFAKLAVDAVMRLKGSTNLEAIQIIKKAGGSLKDSFLDEGFILDKKIGLGQPKRIENANILVANTAMDTDKVKIYGARVRVDSMAKVAQIEGAEKEKMREKVQKIIGHGINCFVNRQLIYNFPEELFADAGILAIEHADFEGIERLALVTGGEIASTFDNPESVKLGHCKLIEEIMIGEDKLIHFSGVEMGQACTIVLRGASFHVLDEAERSLHDALCVLSQTVNDSRVLLGGGWPEMVMAKAVDELARKTPGKKSHAIEAFSRALIAIPTTIADNAGLDSAELVAQLRAEHHKEDSNAGIDVITGTVGDMSELGISEAFKVKQAVLLSATEAAEMILRVDEIITCAPRRREDRM is encoded by the exons ATGGCG GTTGAAAAACTTTTTAAAGATGAAGCTACTGAAGAAAAGGGTGAACGAGCCCGTATG GCTTCCTTTGTTGGAGCCATGGCAATAGCTGACTTGGTCAAAACAACATTAGGCCCTAAAGGAATG GATAAAATATTACAGTCTACAGGTAGAGGACACAGTGTCACTGTCACTAATGATGGTGCGACAATCCTAAAGTCCCTTCATATCGACAACCCTGCTGCTAAAGTTCTTATTG ACATCTCAAAAGTGCAAGACGATGAAGTGGGTGACGGGACTACATCAGTGGTAGTTTTGGCTGGTGAACTTTTAAGAGAAGCGGAAAAGTTAGTAGGATCAAAAATTCATCCAATGACTATAATTTCAG gttttcgtaTGGCTGCTGACCGTGCCCGTAAAGCATTGCTGGATAGGGTCATGGATAATAAAGATGATGCAG AGAAATTCAGGTCAGATTTGATGAGGATCGCTATGACCACTTTGAGTTCAAAAATTCTTTCACAGGATAAGGAACATTTTGCAAAATTAGCTGTTGATGCTGTTATGAGGCTAAAA GGGAGCACAAACTTGGAGGCCATTCAAATTATCAAGAAAGCTGGAGGCTCCCTTAAGGATTCGTTTCTGGATGAGGG ATTTATTCTAGACAAAAAGATTGGCCTTGGGCAACCAAAACGTATAGAAAATGCAAACATTTTGGTTGCAAATACAGCAATGGACACCGATAAAGTAAAAATCTACGGAGCACGTGTTCGGGTAGATTCAATGGCTAAAGTTGCTCAGATTGAAGGAgcagaaaaagaaaaaatgaGAGAAAAAGTGCAAAAGATAATTGGTCATGGGATTAATTGCTTTGTTAACAGACAGTTAATCTACAATTTCCCTGAAGAATTGTTTGCTGATGCTGGCATTCTTGCAATCGAGCATGCTGATTTTGAGGGTATTGAGCGCCTTGCTTTAGTTACTGGTGGAGAAATAGCATCAACTTTTGATAATCCGGAATCGGTTAAACTTGGGCACTGTAAACTCATTGAGGAGATTATGATTGGTGAGGATAAATTGATCCACTTTTCGGGTGTTGAAATGGGTCAGGCATGTACCATTGTTTTGAGAGGAGCAAG CTTCCATGTTCTTGATGAAGCAGAAAGATCCTTGCATGATGCTTTGTGTGTACTGTCTCAGACGGTAAACGACAGTAGGGTTCTCTTAGGAGGTGGATGGCCTGAGATGGTGATGGCAAAGGCAGTGGATGAGCTGGCACGAAAGACCCCTGGCAAAAAATCTCATGCCATTGAAGCTTTCTCGCGTGCCCTCATCGCAATTCCAACAACTATTGCTGACAATGCCGGTTTAGACAGCGCTGAGTTAGTAGCTCAACTTCGTGCTGAGCACCACAAAGAGGATAGCAATGCAGGAATTGATGTGATCACCGGCACT GTTGGAGACATGTCGGAGCTTGGAATATCAGAGGCGTTTAAGGTGAAGCAGGCTGTATTGCTCTCTGCAACCGAAGCTGCAGAAATGATTCTGAGGGTTGATGAAATCATCACCTGTGCACCAAGGAGGAGAGAAGATAGAATGTAG
- the LOC110943655 gene encoding proline-rich protein 36-like encodes MSSSSDTGVSDTLDPMAIVSDDEILSESEVYTLDTTSTDEDDFQPFALPDDAPLADGPFGGDLPLVPIPAPIPLAVFPLEDLPLDALSDDDIDLFIEGPPEGDQDGGAPMEDDIPVDDPVVPIAEAPSDSSGPNSFESVASASFHDRGVQHYSPDADSDMAMSAAPVVPQEFGPEPEVKFVPAEPALVGPEPVIAHDPIDVPVVALLPDPLPEPDRVDPPVVAPPVVDAPVIAPPVVDHAPFATHIDPRYADTLNGWIEDADDYPPFVLPVTPPAAPTFAPLDIPPVPPAHT; translated from the coding sequence ATGTCTTCCTCTTCCGATACTGGAGTATCAGACACGCTGGATCCTATGGCGATTGTATCGGACGACGAGATTCTATCTGAGAGCGAGGTCTATACGTTGGATACTACGAGCACTGATGAGGACGACTTCCAGCCATTTGCCCTGCCGGACGATGCGCCTTTAGCTGATGGTCCTTTCGGCGGGGATCTACCTCTCGTTCCGATCCCCGCTCCTATCCCCCTCGCTGTGTTTCCCTTAGAGGATTTACCTCTCGATGCGTTATCAGATGACGATATCGACCTTTTCATAGAGGGTCCCCCGGAGGGTGACCAGGATGGTGGGGCCCCTATGGAGGACGATATTCCGGTTGACGACCCTGTAGTTCCTATTGCTGAGGCTCCTTCTGATTCGTCTGGTCCAAACTCGTTTGAGTCCGTGGCATCCGCTTCTTTTCATGACCGGGGCGTGCAGCACTATTCTCCCGATGCAGACTCAGACATGGCAATGTCTGCTGCACCTGTTGTCCCCCAGGAGTTTGGCCCGGAGCCTGAGGTCAAGTTTGTACCAGCTGAGCCTGCTCTAGTTGGTCCGGAGCCTGTCATTGCTCACGACCCTATTGATGTTCCAGTCGTCGCTCTTTTGCCTGATCCTCTACCAGAGCCTGACCGCGTCGATCCACCAGTCGTGGCACCACCCGTTGTCGATGCACCCGTTATTGCACCACCTGTTGTCGACCATGCACCTTTTGCCACACATATTGATCCCAGATATGCTGACACCCTTAATGGGTGGATCGAGGATGCTGATGATTATCCCCCGTTTGTTCTACCAGTTACTCCACCCGCTGCACCTACTTTTGCACCGCTTGATATTCCCCCAGTTCCACCCGCACATACCTGA